A window of Hirundo rustica isolate bHirRus1 chromosome 27, bHirRus1.pri.v3, whole genome shotgun sequence contains these coding sequences:
- the MRPL45 gene encoding large ribosomal subunit protein mL45: MAAAMAAGLGRTAPRLCWKAAESLLRPGASCVVVPVRSRRKCPRVPEWARELSPEEKERRLKCSEPVFPDERIERTFFLACTAEIVDPYVPPEGDARLTSLSKDGVKQQVQKLRQTAASQLALRKIKDHDPDFSTKTFPEKAQEIFIEAHNSLANFNKQKLHSLVTERCYPDMVRGNRYRTIRWRFLESLEPPRVVHVRCDSIMNRGNLYGQVTVRMHSRQILAIYDRFGRLMYGGE; this comes from the exons ATGGCGGCCGCCATggcggcggggctgggccgCACGGCGCCGCGGCTCTGCTGGAAG GCCGCGGAGTCCCTGCTCCGTCCAGGGGCGTCCTGTGTGGTTGTGCcggtgaggagcaggaggaagtgtCCGCGGGTGCCCGAGTGGGCCCGGGAGctgagccctgaggagaaggagaggcGCCTCAAGTGCTCGGAGCCGGTCTTCCCTGACGAGCGCATAGAGCGCACCTTCTTCTTGGCGTGCACGG CTGAAATCGTGGATCCCTACGTCCCTCCCGAGGGCGATGCCCGCCTCACCTCGCTCTCCAAGGACGGGGTGAAGCAGCAGGTGCAGAAGCTGAGGCAGACAGCGGCCTCCCAGCTGGC ccttCGGAAGATCAAGGATCACGACCCGGATTTCAGCACCAAAACCTTCCCTGAGAAAGCTCAGGAGATATTTATCGAGGCCCACAACTCCCTGGCAAA CTTTAACAAGCAGAAGCTTCACTCCCTGGTGACCGAGCGCTGCTACCCC GACATGGTGCGTGGGAACAGGTACAGAACCATCCGCTGGAGGTTCCTGGAGTCCCTGGAGCCCCCCAGGGTGGTGCACGTGCGCTGTGACAGCATCATGAACCGGGGCAACCTCTACGGGCAGGTGACAGTGAGGATGCACAGCCGCCAG ATTTTGGCCATCTATGACCGCTTTGGGCGGCTGATGTACGGAGGGGAG